A stretch of the Bacteroidota bacterium genome encodes the following:
- a CDS encoding T9SS type A sorting domain-containing protein — MKLASFLFVCLFAVSLTYGQVDVAPRNPLGGVHMDTIPPVDFPLPKQFVYNYTGVTSPNMIGGTVGAMFINGKYYFNRWNSTFIYRYNPDGPGNGPGTFFDSLTYAGSIRDLASDGTRLFGGNSSTGVIEIDPNTGATVKTFTLTGGATRAVAWDATRKGFWNTAFGGNIFFHDTTGALKMTITSTLTGKYGLAFDSIPGQPAYVWAWNQASALNTLHKYNVATGLEEASYSFTLPGASIGIAGGADISIVNGQRVLLLNFQNLALSGYQLPNATIPVEFTSFSASTNGNNVLLSWSTATEKNNQGFEVMRKSGNGEYMSVGYINGNGTTLNPHNYSFVDKNVPNGQNSYRLRQIDFDGSYAFSSIVEVDVTAPSQFGLAQNFPNPFNPSTTISFNLAVDSKVTLKVYNALGQEVSVLANATYGAGTHNLNFDASALTSGIYVYSIEAAGVDGSNFKSTKKMILNK; from the coding sequence ATGAAACTTGCTTCTTTTTTGTTCGTTTGTCTTTTTGCTGTTTCCTTGACCTATGGTCAGGTTGATGTGGCACCCAGAAATCCACTGGGCGGTGTTCATATGGATACAATCCCTCCGGTTGATTTTCCTTTGCCCAAGCAGTTTGTCTACAATTACACCGGTGTAACTTCACCAAACATGATCGGTGGTACTGTAGGTGCCATGTTCATTAACGGAAAGTATTACTTCAACCGTTGGAACAGTACTTTTATCTATCGTTACAATCCTGACGGACCGGGCAACGGACCGGGTACTTTTTTCGATTCACTCACTTATGCCGGATCTATTCGTGATCTTGCTTCTGACGGAACAAGACTGTTTGGTGGAAACTCATCAACTGGCGTAATTGAGATAGACCCAAATACCGGTGCAACTGTAAAAACTTTTACTCTCACAGGCGGAGCGACCAGAGCGGTAGCATGGGATGCCACGAGAAAAGGTTTCTGGAACACAGCTTTTGGTGGTAACATTTTCTTCCATGACACTACCGGTGCATTAAAGATGACAATAACCAGCACACTTACCGGTAAATATGGTCTGGCTTTCGACAGCATTCCCGGACAGCCTGCATATGTTTGGGCTTGGAATCAGGCTTCGGCGTTAAATACATTGCACAAGTATAATGTTGCTACCGGACTTGAAGAAGCTTCATATTCGTTTACACTTCCCGGAGCAAGCATAGGTATTGCCGGTGGAGCGGATATAAGCATCGTGAATGGTCAGAGAGTACTTCTTTTGAACTTCCAGAACCTCGCCCTTTCAGGTTACCAGTTGCCAAATGCTACAATTCCTGTGGAATTTACATCTTTCAGTGCTTCAACCAATGGCAACAATGTTCTTCTTAGCTGGTCGACAGCGACAGAAAAGAACAACCAGGGATTTGAAGTAATGAGAAAATCAGGAAATGGCGAGTACATGTCAGTTGGTTACATCAACGGTAACGGTACCACACTGAATCCGCACAACTATTCATTTGTTGACAAGAATGTACCTAACGGTCAGAATTCCTACCGTCTGCGTCAGATCGATTTTGACGGAAGCTATGCTTTCTCTTCGATAGTTGAAGTGGATGTTACGGCTCCTTCACAGTTCGGACTTGCTCAGAACTTCCCGAATCCTTTCAATCCTTCAACCACCATCAGCTTCAATCTTGCAGTTGATTCAAAGGTAACATTGAAAGTTTACAACGCACTTGGTCAGGAAGTAAGTGTACTTGCCAACGCAACTTATGGTGCCGGCACACACAACCTGAACTTTGATGCCTCGGCTCTCACTTCCGGAATTTATGTATATTCCATCGAAGCTGCCGGAGTTGACGGTTCGAACTTCAAATCAACAAAGAAGATGATACTTAATAAATAA
- a CDS encoding SRPBCC family protein — protein MKYSSEIEINLPVKKVVELFNNPDNLKLWQPGLQSFQHLSGTPGEPGAKSKLHYIMGKREIEMIETITVNNLPDEFSGTYEAKGVWNEVKNCFIPLDENRTLYRCVNEFQFTGFMKIIGFLMPGAFKKESYKYMVQFKEFAEKAG, from the coding sequence ATGAAATACAGCAGCGAAATCGAAATCAATCTCCCTGTGAAAAAAGTTGTAGAACTTTTCAACAATCCCGACAACCTGAAACTCTGGCAACCCGGCCTGCAAAGTTTCCAACACCTCAGCGGCACCCCCGGCGAGCCCGGTGCAAAATCAAAACTCCATTACATAATGGGGAAACGGGAAATCGAAATGATCGAAACCATCACCGTCAACAACCTCCCCGATGAATTCTCGGGAACCTACGAAGCAAAAGGTGTCTGGAACGAAGTGAAAAACTGCTTTATCCCGCTGGATGAAAACCGAACCCTCTACCGCTGCGTAAACGAATTCCAATTTACCGGCTTCATGAAAATCATCGGCTTCCTCATGCCCGGTGCCTTCAAAAAGGAAAGCTACAAGTATATGGTTCAATTTAAGGAATTTGCAGAAAAAGCAGGGTGA
- a CDS encoding type II toxin-antitoxin system YoeB family toxin encodes MELIFNELSLLPPLGNDYEVDKVFHRLLLTFRESKDRYGFNHIRFQEDYSRLYVTPTKTFYEWVYSITDFTLRSQILSVAKRPFVENLEDEVLDNYLGNNFVIADDDAPTRNSPLGLPIANIKSIPAISLQSHAFWERRKITIKITEQTKDESRLIEVYNLCHASDIDTPEIEEWGKNYLSINLRDEKSLTMYLNFKVYEIKFTGNFFEQLLDWKNQDTDTFKWILDLMKDVEEHPFTGGIGKTENLKGRGKEASKRINISNRLSYFVENDNVTFIACKGHYLFH; translated from the coding sequence ATGGAATTAATATTTAACGAACTTTCCCTTCTCCCGCCTCTGGGGAATGACTATGAGGTTGATAAAGTGTTTCACAGGCTTTTATTAACTTTCCGTGAATCAAAAGATAGATATGGTTTTAACCATATTCGATTTCAGGAGGACTATTCAAGGCTCTATGTCACTCCAACAAAAACATTTTACGAATGGGTTTATTCAATCACAGATTTTACTCTTAGATCTCAGATATTGTCTGTTGCAAAAAGGCCATTTGTGGAAAATCTGGAAGATGAAGTACTAGATAATTATCTCGGCAACAATTTTGTAATAGCAGATGATGATGCCCCCACAAGAAACTCACCTTTAGGATTGCCAATTGCTAATATTAAATCGATTCCTGCAATCAGTTTACAGTCTCATGCTTTTTGGGAGAGAAGAAAGATCACAATTAAGATAACTGAGCAAACGAAAGATGAAAGCAGGCTAATTGAGGTTTATAATCTTTGTCATGCTTCCGATATCGATACGCCGGAGATAGAGGAGTGGGGGAAAAATTATCTGTCGATAAATCTCAGAGATGAGAAATCGTTAACAATGTATTTGAATTTTAAGGTGTATGAGATAAAATTTACTGGAAATTTCTTCGAACAATTATTAGACTGGAAAAATCAGGATACAGATACCTTCAAGTGGATACTTGATTTGATGAAAGATGTAGAAGAACATCCTTTTACCGGGGGGATTGGTAAGACAGAAAATCTTAAAGGCAGGGGGAAAGAGGCCTCAAAAAGGATTAACATCTCGAATCGGCTAAGTTATTTTGTGGAGAATGACAATGTAACTTTCATTGCTTGCAAAGGACACTATCTCTTTCACTAA
- a CDS encoding DUF3696 domain-containing protein, translating into MLTNIKVKNFKSLKDVSISTKPLNLLLGLNGMGKSSLIQSLLILMQSDKLEDGVVDLNGSLVQIGQGKDALYQFAENDSIAIGVSLFGFINFEWDLIYSRDKDKLQTQKKFSSRDFSMFRALKEQFQYISAERIGPRDLYDSSSIIVEDKKQIGLLGEFAANYLNAFGTEYSVNENLRHKSAKSEKLIDQVNAWLSEISPGVTLNTKYLPDVNKIILDYQFEFGYNKTNSFRPKNVGFGISYVLPIIVALLTAEPGKTIVVENPESHIHPRGQAEMGRLISLATSTGAQLFIETHSDHIINGIRVSVKEELIDRNQVNILFFDKESTDIEQFTKITPIRLDINGELNQYPPNFLDEWANQLLKLL; encoded by the coding sequence ATGTTAACTAATATCAAAGTCAAAAATTTTAAATCCTTAAAGGATGTATCCATTTCCACTAAGCCATTAAATTTATTATTGGGACTAAATGGAATGGGTAAAAGTTCACTAATTCAATCACTTTTGATACTGATGCAAAGTGATAAATTGGAGGATGGAGTAGTTGATCTTAATGGTAGCCTTGTACAGATCGGGCAAGGCAAGGATGCACTTTATCAGTTTGCCGAAAATGATAGTATTGCTATTGGAGTTTCGTTATTCGGGTTCATTAACTTTGAATGGGATTTAATTTACAGCAGAGACAAAGATAAACTACAAACTCAAAAAAAGTTTTCAAGTAGAGATTTTAGCATGTTTAGGGCTCTGAAAGAGCAATTCCAATACATAAGTGCCGAACGGATTGGACCAAGAGATTTATACGATTCTTCAAGTATCATTGTTGAAGATAAAAAACAGATTGGGCTTCTTGGGGAATTTGCCGCAAATTATCTCAACGCATTCGGAACAGAGTACTCTGTGAATGAAAATTTACGACACAAGAGTGCAAAATCAGAAAAATTGATAGATCAGGTGAATGCCTGGTTGAGTGAGATTTCGCCCGGGGTCACTTTGAATACCAAATATCTCCCGGATGTAAATAAAATTATTTTGGATTATCAGTTTGAGTTTGGGTATAACAAGACCAATTCATTCCGTCCTAAAAATGTTGGTTTTGGAATATCTTATGTCTTGCCAATAATTGTCGCATTGTTGACTGCTGAGCCGGGGAAAACGATTGTGGTTGAGAATCCGGAGTCTCATATTCATCCACGAGGTCAAGCTGAAATGGGAAGGTTGATATCGCTTGCAACATCAACAGGAGCTCAGTTGTTCATTGAAACTCACAGTGATCATATCATCAATGGAATTCGGGTTTCCGTGAAAGAGGAATTGATAGACAGAAATCAAGTAAATATTTTGTTTTTTGATAAAGAATCGACAGATATTGAGCAGTTCACCAAAATTACTCCAATTAGATTGGATATAAATGGAGAATTGAACCAGTATCCCCCGAATTTTTTAGATGAGTGGGCGAATCAATTACTAAAACTTCTATAG
- a CDS encoding DUF262 domain-containing protein codes for MTPDDELIFGSPESAVEIEETSTDSLMEKPFNPNDIRIDNRPLTIDLLIKRLKADPIEIDMQPAFQRKRDLWDQRKQSQLIESLLIKFPLPAFYFDGSDNDCWLVVDGLQRLSSLQNFIVNKTLKLKGLEFLQKLEGKGYDDLPRNLQRQIEEAQIVVYLINPGTPDEVKFNIFKRINTGGLMLNSQEIRQALNQGIPAQFVTNLAESDSFKEATSYKIDSPRMMDREFVTRFLAFYCYGYQNYIPDLDTFLNNAMRGLKNLSEQERDKIKQDFNSAMWLAKDVFGGYAFRKLDDFPRKKPFNKALFEVLSVLFAKLNEDDRESIRSNGTDLMAAMENLMKNDQSFLGSITVSTGSRANVNERFSKMSSIINEILSKC; via the coding sequence ATGACCCCTGACGACGAATTAATTTTTGGCAGCCCTGAGTCTGCTGTGGAAATTGAAGAAACATCCACCGACAGCTTAATGGAGAAGCCCTTTAATCCCAATGATATTCGTATTGATAACAGACCATTGACGATCGATTTGTTGATAAAAAGGTTGAAGGCAGACCCAATTGAAATCGATATGCAGCCTGCATTTCAGCGGAAAAGGGATCTTTGGGATCAGAGGAAACAAAGCCAGTTGATTGAGTCGTTATTGATCAAATTTCCTCTTCCTGCATTTTATTTTGATGGCTCAGATAATGATTGTTGGCTCGTCGTTGACGGGCTTCAACGCTTAAGTTCGTTACAGAATTTTATTGTAAACAAGACATTAAAATTAAAAGGGCTTGAGTTTTTGCAAAAATTGGAGGGAAAAGGATATGATGATCTTCCTCGAAACTTGCAGAGGCAGATAGAAGAAGCTCAAATAGTCGTCTATCTCATCAACCCGGGCACTCCGGATGAAGTGAAATTCAACATATTTAAGCGAATTAATACGGGTGGTTTGATGCTTAACAGTCAGGAAATCAGACAAGCTCTTAATCAGGGTATTCCTGCTCAATTTGTAACCAATCTCGCTGAAAGTGATTCTTTTAAGGAAGCAACCTCCTATAAAATTGACAGTCCGAGGATGATGGACAGGGAGTTTGTAACAAGATTCCTTGCGTTTTATTGTTATGGTTATCAAAACTATATCCCCGATCTTGATACATTTTTGAATAATGCGATGAGAGGGTTAAAAAATTTATCTGAACAGGAAAGGGACAAGATTAAACAAGACTTCAATAGTGCAATGTGGCTTGCAAAGGATGTTTTTGGAGGGTATGCTTTCAGGAAATTGGATGATTTCCCAAGAAAAAAACCTTTTAATAAGGCACTTTTTGAAGTCTTGAGTGTATTGTTTGCAAAATTGAATGAAGATGATCGTGAAAGCATTCGGTCGAATGGAACAGATCTTATGGCTGCTATGGAGAATTTAATGAAAAACGATCAATCATTTCTTGGGAGTATTACCGTTTCAACGGGCAGTAGAGCGAATGTTAATGAAAGATTTTCAAAAATGAGTTCAATAATCAATGAAATTTTGAGTAAATGTTAA
- a CDS encoding ATP-binding protein: MEKFMIARKIESYILESLVPGKVVILLGARRTGKTVMLNKVVSMISEPYIFFNGEDFEVQRLLENRTVANYEKILGTSRLLVIDEAQKIPEIGKILKLMVDSIPGLRVIVTGSSAFDLSGKLGEPLTGRNRTFRLFPLSEQELDPLYGLVEKRSALEERLVFGSYPEVISLQGRTAKAKYLKELVNDYLLRDLLSFEGVKNAGVIKNLLRLVAFQAGAEVSMNELASNLGISRNTVEKYLDLLSKVFVIFKVEGFSRNLRKEITKNAKWYFYDNGIRNTLVANVNPLELRNDTGSLWENFIISERIKYQEYNDLLSNNFFWRTYDKQEIDWIEEREGRFFAYEFKFNKEKAKFPVAFSTAYPESEFHVISANNYHDFVM; encoded by the coding sequence ATGGAGAAATTTATGATTGCCAGAAAAATTGAGTCTTATATTCTTGAGTCGCTTGTTCCGGGGAAGGTGGTTATTTTGCTTGGAGCAAGGAGGACGGGAAAGACGGTAATGTTGAACAAGGTTGTTTCGATGATTTCCGAGCCGTACATTTTTTTTAATGGTGAGGATTTTGAAGTGCAGAGGTTGCTTGAGAACCGGACTGTGGCAAATTATGAAAAAATTCTCGGCACTTCAAGACTGTTGGTGATAGATGAAGCTCAGAAGATACCTGAGATCGGGAAAATTCTGAAGCTGATGGTTGATTCCATCCCCGGATTAAGAGTAATTGTTACGGGATCATCGGCATTTGATTTGTCGGGAAAACTCGGAGAGCCTCTAACAGGAAGAAACCGCACATTTCGTCTTTTTCCATTGAGCGAGCAGGAACTCGATCCCCTTTATGGGCTTGTTGAAAAGAGATCCGCACTCGAGGAACGACTTGTTTTTGGTTCTTATCCCGAAGTTATCTCACTTCAGGGTAGAACGGCGAAGGCAAAGTATCTTAAAGAGCTGGTTAATGATTATCTGCTGCGTGATCTTTTGTCGTTCGAGGGTGTAAAAAATGCCGGGGTGATTAAAAATCTTTTAAGACTGGTTGCCTTCCAGGCAGGAGCGGAAGTGTCGATGAATGAACTGGCATCAAATCTTGGGATTTCCAGAAACACGGTTGAGAAGTATCTTGATCTTCTGTCGAAGGTTTTTGTTATTTTCAAGGTTGAGGGTTTCTCCCGCAATCTAAGAAAGGAAATCACCAAGAACGCAAAGTGGTATTTCTACGATAACGGGATAAGAAACACATTGGTGGCTAATGTCAATCCTCTTGAACTTCGGAACGATACGGGAAGCTTGTGGGAGAATTTTATAATAAGTGAAAGAATCAAGTATCAGGAATATAATGACCTTCTCTCAAACAACTTTTTCTGGCGTACTTATGACAAACAGGAGATTGACTGGATAGAGGAAAGGGAAGGCAGATTCTTTGCGTATGAGTTCAAATTCAATAAGGAGAAAGCAAAATTTCCCGTAGCCTTCTCAACGGCATATCCGGAATCGGAGTTTCATGTGATATCGGCTAATAACTATCATGACTTTGTGATGTGA
- a CDS encoding DUF262 domain-containing HNH endonuclease family protein: MEANKSIISFLIDGNKQFQLPLFQRNYTWTKREWEVLWDDLNYIADKGHDKSHFLGAIVTLPMNSGPDAVAKYIVIDGQQRLTTLYLILCAVRDIANELGDVVKANEINDSYLVNKYKEGDEHYKVLSSQKDRETLKNLIGRGKVDEDSLLVHAYKYFYERIRKSNDYKLYRNIITHYLYVVSITLDQDDNPYLVFESLNAKGKPLTQADLIKNHLFMRIQQKEQEVQYKECWFPMEQALGEKLTEFIRHFLMKDGDIVKNSEVYDRFKDSLGKDDARDYLTKLAEFGTNYQKLLEPEFETHAGLQRQLKRINRIEVTTAYPLLLKLYEYVDSEIMTKEQFVLFLEILENYLIRRYLMGIATNQLNKIFPSLISVVKEKSGEDIARTAAEFLTTKGYPKDSDILRDITERKMYGGGDRQLKTKFILESIEESFNHKERINLDNLTIEHIMPKTLNEWWMEYLGDEGIEWHDDYVDVIGNLTLTGYNSELSNMSFDKKKEFYAQSHLEINRYFDSINSWQPEDVRERSLKLASLIIDTWKYFGNEYTITKEVVTGLYAIGLIFNGKNISVQSWRDVLNETLNVLYDLDPVKFEELALKNPTFLSKVGGKFKTPKIIRGTYFAESQLNSQTIFNFCKRALKHFGFSEEEWVVRTVTPEEYRDGKR; encoded by the coding sequence ATGGAAGCGAACAAAAGTATAATATCCTTTTTGATTGATGGTAACAAACAATTTCAGTTACCTCTATTTCAGCGGAACTACACCTGGACGAAAAGGGAGTGGGAGGTTTTGTGGGATGACCTGAATTACATTGCCGATAAAGGGCATGATAAAAGTCATTTCCTTGGGGCAATTGTAACCCTGCCGATGAATTCCGGACCGGATGCGGTAGCCAAATACATTGTTATAGACGGGCAACAGCGTTTGACCACATTGTATCTGATTTTGTGCGCAGTTCGTGATATTGCAAATGAACTTGGCGATGTTGTGAAGGCGAATGAAATAAATGATTCTTACCTGGTGAATAAATACAAAGAAGGCGACGAACATTATAAAGTTTTGTCGTCACAGAAGGATCGGGAGACTTTAAAGAATCTGATAGGCCGAGGAAAAGTGGATGAGGATTCACTTCTGGTTCATGCGTATAAATATTTTTATGAAAGAATCAGGAAGAGTAATGATTACAAGTTATACAGGAATATCATAACACATTATCTTTATGTTGTAAGCATTACCCTTGACCAGGATGACAATCCCTATCTCGTGTTTGAGAGTTTGAATGCAAAAGGTAAGCCCTTGACTCAGGCTGATCTCATCAAGAATCACCTTTTTATGAGAATTCAGCAAAAGGAACAGGAAGTTCAGTATAAGGAATGCTGGTTCCCTATGGAACAAGCCCTTGGAGAAAAACTAACCGAATTTATCAGACATTTTTTAATGAAAGATGGTGACATAGTCAAGAACAGTGAGGTCTACGACAGGTTTAAAGATTCTTTGGGAAAAGATGACGCAAGAGATTATTTGACGAAATTAGCTGAATTTGGCACTAATTATCAGAAACTGTTAGAACCTGAATTCGAGACTCATGCAGGATTGCAAAGACAGTTAAAAAGGATTAACAGAATAGAAGTAACTACCGCTTACCCACTACTGTTAAAATTGTATGAGTATGTGGATTCAGAGATCATGACCAAAGAACAGTTTGTCCTTTTCCTTGAGATTCTCGAAAATTATCTGATAAGAAGATATTTAATGGGAATTGCTACAAACCAGTTAAACAAAATATTTCCGTCTTTGATTTCTGTCGTTAAAGAGAAAAGCGGCGAGGATATAGCAAGAACAGCAGCAGAGTTCCTCACAACAAAAGGCTATCCAAAAGATTCTGATATTCTGCGCGATATAACGGAAAGAAAAATGTATGGTGGCGGAGACAGGCAGTTAAAAACAAAATTCATCCTTGAATCTATTGAGGAATCTTTTAATCACAAAGAGAGAATTAATCTGGACAATTTGACCATCGAGCATATCATGCCAAAGACACTAAATGAGTGGTGGATGGAATATTTGGGTGATGAGGGAATTGAATGGCATGATGATTATGTGGATGTCATCGGCAATTTGACATTAACAGGTTACAATTCCGAGCTGTCCAATATGAGTTTTGACAAAAAAAAGGAGTTCTACGCCCAGAGCCACCTCGAAATTAACAGATATTTTGACTCAATTAATTCGTGGCAACCTGAAGATGTAAGAGAGCGATCACTAAAACTTGCTTCGTTGATCATTGACACATGGAAATACTTCGGGAACGAATACACGATTACTAAAGAAGTCGTTACTGGTCTCTATGCAATCGGGTTAATATTCAACGGTAAGAATATTTCTGTTCAATCGTGGCGGGATGTTTTGAACGAGACATTAAATGTCCTGTACGATCTGGACCCCGTGAAGTTTGAAGAGCTAGCATTAAAAAATCCAACTTTTTTGTCAAAAGTCGGCGGCAAGTTTAAGACTCCCAAAATAATCAGAGGGACTTACTTTGCAGAATCCCAATTGAATTCGCAGACAATATTTAATTTTTGCAAAAGAGCTTTGAAGCACTTTGGATTTTCTGAAGAAGAATGGGTTGTAAGGACTGTAACACCTGAGGAATATAGAGACGGTAAGAGGTAG